The sequence CGCCGTGACCACGCAGTGGGTGTCGGTGCCGGCTGCGGCCGAAAAGCGGCTGCCGCACTTCGCCCTGCCCGGCGTGGAGGTACTGGAAGCAGGCCGCCACACCGGCAAGCTGGGGCTGGGGCACCTGCGCGGCAACCGTTTCCGGGTGGAAGTGCGCGGCGCGCCCGGCACCGCCGAGCAGGCGGCGGCGCGGCTGCGTGAGCTGGAAGCGCAGGGCATTCCCAACTATTTCGGGCCGCAGCGCTTCGGGCTGGGCGGCATCAACGCCGCCGAGGGCGTGCGGGTGCTGCGCGGCGAATCGAACTTGAGCGACCCCCGGCTGCGACGCTTTCTGGTGTCGGCCCTGCAAAGCAGCGTTTTCAACGCCTACCTCAGCCGGCGACTGGAGCGGGGGCTGTTCGCGGCCCTGCTGCCGGGCGACCGGGCCAAGAAGCACAGCAGCGGCGGTGAATTCTGGGTGGATAGCCCCGCCGAAAGCGAGCGGGCCGCACGCGGCGAGGTCAGCGCCCTAGGCAACCTGTTCGGCAAGAAGAGCCAGCCGCTGCGGGAAGAGGGCGGCCTGCTGGAGCAAGAAGCGCTGGCAGCGCTGGACCTCACACCGGCAGACTTCAGCACGCCGCTGGCGGGCCTGCGCGGCGATACCCGGCTCACACGCATCTACTTTCTGGAAGCGCCGCAGCTGAGCCCCACGCCGGACGGCTACACGGTGCAGTTCGCCCTGCCGCGTGGCAGCTTCGCCACTGCCGTGCTGCGCGAACTGATGGGCGGCGAGGTGGACACCCTCCCGCTGCCCGGGGAAAAAGAGGCGTGACGCGCCGTGGCCCCGGCCCTGGCCCAGCGCCGCACCGTGACCCGCGGCATGGCGACCCACTGCACGGTGACCCGCTCCGCCACGCTTTCCTGACCACCCGTTACGGCACCGCTGCCGAACCGGCCTGGCTGAGCGGGCGCCCCGGCCCCGGCCCCGGTTGGGCCGCCGGGCGCTGGGGCATCGTCACGGCCTGGAACCCTGCCGGGCAGCAGGCGGACAGCAGCAGCAACGCGGCGCGGCAAGCTGAACTGGAGCGCCGCCTACGCAGTCTGGGCCGGCCCTTCTTCCCCGGTCACAACGGCGAAGGCGAGTGGCAGGAACCCACGTTCATCGTCAGGGGGCTGGGCCCGGCCGAGCTGGCAGGGCTGGGCGGCGACTTCGGGCAGGCGGCCGTGCTGCACGGCAGCGGCACGCGGGCAGCGCTGCTGTGGCTGGACGGGTCTCAGGTCACCGGGGCGGAGCGGCGCTGGCTGGTCAGCGAGCCGCCGCAGCCCGCATGAATCCGGAAGCAGCATGAAAAAAACGCTTCCCACGGGGGGAAGCGCTGCCGGGAGACGATAAGCTGGGTTCTGTCCTGCCCCTGCGGGCAGGGACGACCATCTCTCTGGGACGCCTGTCGCCAGACGCCTCAAGCGACCATCCTGGCGCTGCAAACGGGCGGGCCGCCCTCACGCACTGTCGGGTCTTGCACCGGATGGGGTTTACCAGCGCTCCCAGTCTCCTGGGAACCTGGTGCGCTCTTACCGCACCGTTTCACCTTGACCTGCCGCCTGCCACGCCTGGCATACGCG is a genomic window of Deinococcus proteolyticus MRP containing:
- the truD gene encoding tRNA pseudouridine(13) synthase TruD; translated protein: MTDPARLPAADALTFRWSSLARLGERPAEEGTGGELRRELADFQVEELPLYLPAGEGEHLMIHLRKEGHTTGHLLRELARQLRVKDRDIGSAGQKDRHAVTTQWVSVPAAAEKRLPHFALPGVEVLEAGRHTGKLGLGHLRGNRFRVEVRGAPGTAEQAAARLRELEAQGIPNYFGPQRFGLGGINAAEGVRVLRGESNLSDPRLRRFLVSALQSSVFNAYLSRRLERGLFAALLPGDRAKKHSSGGEFWVDSPAESERAARGEVSALGNLFGKKSQPLREEGGLLEQEALAALDLTPADFSTPLAGLRGDTRLTRIYFLEAPQLSPTPDGYTVQFALPRGSFATAVLRELMGGEVDTLPLPGEKEA
- a CDS encoding DUF3293 domain-containing protein — translated: MTRRGPGPGPAPHRDPRHGDPLHGDPLRHAFLTTRYGTAAEPAWLSGRPGPGPGWAAGRWGIVTAWNPAGQQADSSSNAARQAELERRLRSLGRPFFPGHNGEGEWQEPTFIVRGLGPAELAGLGGDFGQAAVLHGSGTRAALLWLDGSQVTGAERRWLVSEPPQPA